In Cytobacillus oceanisediminis, the following proteins share a genomic window:
- a CDS encoding DUF3298 and DUF4163 domain-containing protein, protein MAINFPAGIKTMTISTGPTKVVYYPRVTGMQNRQLQDLINSTIVKENQQLITQQTGAMDTTVVDLYGYYEIKNNQRDVLSLSLSNYVYHYHAAHGMTVIKSLTFDLQKGKQVSLKDLFKPGSDYVKRLTELISIQIKQRDIPLLVDFKAIRPDQDFYIADKALIIYFQLYEITPYAYGFPMFPISVYDLQDIIDENGPLGRMAVN, encoded by the coding sequence GTGGCAATAAACTTTCCAGCAGGCATCAAAACGATGACGATCAGCACCGGACCCACCAAAGTGGTCTATTACCCCCGTGTGACTGGGATGCAAAACAGGCAGCTTCAGGATCTTATAAATAGCACGATTGTGAAGGAGAATCAGCAGCTCATCACCCAGCAAACAGGGGCCATGGATACGACAGTAGTAGACTTATATGGATATTATGAGATTAAAAATAATCAGCGAGACGTCCTGAGTCTGTCTTTATCCAATTACGTGTATCATTATCATGCGGCACATGGTATGACGGTTATAAAATCTCTGACGTTTGATCTGCAAAAGGGGAAGCAGGTTTCCTTAAAGGATTTATTTAAGCCGGGCAGTGATTATGTAAAACGCCTGACTGAGCTGATCTCAATTCAAATTAAACAGCGCGACATTCCGCTGCTTGTAGATTTTAAAGCCATTAGGCCTGATCAGGACTTTTATATAGCAGACAAAGCACTGATCATCTATTTTCAGCTCTATGAAATAACGCCATATGCCTATGGATTTCCGATGTTTCCGATTTCCGTTTATGATCTGCAGGATATTATTGATGAGAATGGGCCACTGGGGAGGATGGCGGTGAATTGA